One region of Haloprofundus salilacus genomic DNA includes:
- a CDS encoding right-handed parallel beta-helix repeat-containing protein — translation MVEDGQDSEPADPDGVEGVARRELLTAVAGVSGLAGLAGCFGLFDSDQSQPQVQNGTVSGGGVNGTVPAIVVWQDDGGVVRADAGDGQVQSGRQPAAVIQAAIDISAQRPGIQSIEVVGNYALSEPVNLKRQTVLNLRDAHLTAGGNHAVISVDGVSNAAVVGGVLDGSNQTDGEQYLGVLALNGADHVVVDGCEVRNGGYYGVNLYECNNCLLSGIRARDNYRHGIHPGSDTENRGYFNWLIQCITDNNGVDGINDRGTTVAGESLNNAFYNCLSRNNGRSGFILAGGVESDRVTTQYDVIGCRSFENESHGIQFTNCRASAVNVVTQSNGHSGLLLEGGVRASILNPRTNDHSGPESAGITIRDGVSASPSHVVIYGGEATNNSRNVRIETSSDVGPITLRDIDLRGAGEQTLAVVNSYPSALTVSNTPGYRTSNRGDLSRSGDGSTTTFRWQHYLAEQPRSVTVTPATGEAASPFSVTADNDNIVVTYRNPPGQGNENLRWWWEASAY, via the coding sequence ATGGTTGAGGACGGACAAGATAGCGAACCCGCGGACCCGGACGGCGTCGAGGGCGTAGCGAGACGGGAGTTGTTGACGGCGGTCGCCGGCGTCTCCGGTCTCGCCGGCCTCGCCGGCTGTTTCGGTCTGTTCGATTCCGACCAGTCGCAGCCGCAGGTGCAGAACGGAACGGTGAGCGGGGGCGGCGTCAACGGCACGGTGCCGGCTATCGTCGTCTGGCAGGACGACGGCGGCGTCGTCCGTGCGGACGCGGGGGACGGACAGGTACAGTCCGGCCGACAGCCGGCGGCGGTGATTCAAGCCGCAATCGACATCTCCGCGCAGCGGCCGGGGATACAGAGCATCGAGGTGGTCGGAAACTACGCGCTCTCGGAACCGGTCAACCTCAAGCGGCAGACCGTATTGAACCTCAGAGACGCCCACCTCACCGCCGGCGGTAACCACGCCGTCATCTCGGTGGACGGCGTCTCGAACGCCGCGGTTGTCGGGGGTGTGCTCGACGGGAGCAACCAGACCGACGGCGAGCAGTATCTCGGGGTCCTCGCGCTCAACGGCGCGGACCACGTCGTCGTCGACGGGTGCGAGGTGAGGAACGGCGGCTACTACGGGGTCAACCTCTACGAGTGCAACAACTGCCTGCTCAGCGGCATCCGGGCGCGCGACAACTACCGCCACGGCATCCACCCGGGATCGGACACCGAGAACCGGGGGTACTTCAACTGGCTCATCCAGTGCATCACCGACAACAACGGCGTCGACGGCATCAACGACCGCGGGACGACGGTGGCGGGGGAGTCGCTCAACAACGCTTTCTACAACTGCCTCAGCCGCAACAACGGTCGGAGCGGGTTCATCCTCGCGGGCGGCGTCGAGAGCGACCGCGTGACGACACAGTACGACGTCATCGGCTGTCGTTCCTTCGAGAACGAGAGTCACGGGATACAGTTCACGAACTGCCGCGCGTCGGCCGTCAACGTGGTCACGCAGTCGAACGGTCACTCGGGTCTCCTGCTCGAAGGTGGCGTCCGCGCGTCGATACTCAACCCGCGGACCAACGACCATAGCGGCCCCGAATCCGCCGGAATCACGATTCGCGACGGAGTGTCGGCGTCGCCAAGCCACGTCGTCATCTACGGCGGCGAGGCGACGAACAACAGTCGGAACGTCCGCATCGAGACGAGTTCCGACGTCGGCCCGATAACCCTCCGCGATATCGACCTGCGCGGCGCCGGCGAGCAGACGCTCGCGGTCGTCAATAGCTACCCGTCGGCGCTCACTGTCTCGAACACGCCGGGTTATCGGACCTCGAACCGAGGCGACTTGTCGAGAAGCGGCGACGGGTCGACCACGACGTTCCGCTGGCAGCACTACCTCGCAGAACAACCGCGCTCGGTCACCGTCACGCCCGCGACGGGCGAGGCGGCGAGTCCGTTCAGCGTGACCGCCGACAACGACAACATCGTCGTCACGTACCGGAACCCGCCAGGACAGGGCAACGAAAACCTCCGCTGGTGGTGGGAGGCGAGCGCGTACTGA
- a CDS encoding glycosyltransferase family 4 protein encodes MELDILQLHRGPVYPPSNGEEVRIWETTKALADTGRVWLAHPGADGAEYPPGVYALDLDNPFLDYKTTRIYLWNALLGLGANTAVERLQTRRTLRAVRRRPVEFDVVCCESPQMLRASRLLAEEYDAALLLNKHNAMFDLLDQQLRSRSVPAPIRRRAVANLRAHEQTGIDDADAVVFQSAADRAEFDVPDGVRCEVITNGTNYDDIAAGGDPEAVRRRLGVRDDRTVCLFVGACDYEPNEEAARRIVDELAPSLSDVEFVIVGRDPPKTSRENVYTPGFVDDLPGALAMADVALCPLTMGSGTKLKMMDYLAAGLPIVTTPVGAQGIDIVDGETALVRDVTEFEEAIRQLSSSPELAERLASNARELGERYSWDELLSAYDELVTDIAGRRVAAR; translated from the coding sequence ATGGAGTTGGATATTCTACAGTTGCACCGCGGTCCGGTGTACCCGCCGTCGAACGGCGAGGAGGTCCGCATCTGGGAGACGACCAAAGCGCTCGCGGACACCGGCCGGGTGTGGCTCGCACATCCCGGAGCTGACGGGGCGGAATATCCCCCCGGCGTCTACGCGCTCGACCTCGACAACCCGTTTCTCGACTACAAGACGACCCGAATCTACCTCTGGAACGCGCTTCTCGGACTCGGTGCGAACACGGCCGTCGAGCGACTCCAGACGCGCCGAACCCTCCGAGCGGTTCGCCGCCGCCCCGTCGAGTTCGACGTCGTCTGCTGCGAGTCGCCGCAGATGCTCCGCGCGTCGCGACTGCTCGCCGAGGAGTACGACGCGGCGCTGTTGTTGAACAAGCACAACGCCATGTTCGACCTGCTCGACCAGCAGTTGCGCTCCCGGTCGGTTCCCGCGCCGATTCGGCGGCGAGCGGTGGCGAACCTCCGCGCGCACGAACAGACGGGCATCGACGACGCCGACGCCGTCGTCTTCCAGTCCGCCGCCGACCGCGCGGAGTTCGACGTTCCCGACGGCGTCAGGTGCGAGGTCATCACGAACGGGACGAACTACGACGACATCGCCGCCGGCGGCGACCCGGAGGCGGTTCGCCGACGACTCGGCGTCCGCGACGACCGGACGGTCTGTCTGTTCGTCGGCGCGTGCGACTACGAACCGAACGAGGAGGCCGCCCGCCGCATCGTCGACGAGCTCGCGCCGTCGCTCTCGGACGTCGAATTCGTCATCGTCGGCCGCGATCCTCCCAAGACATCGCGCGAGAACGTCTACACGCCCGGATTCGTCGACGACCTCCCCGGGGCGCTTGCGATGGCCGACGTCGCGCTCTGCCCGCTGACGATGGGATCGGGAACGAAGCTGAAGATGATGGACTACCTCGCCGCCGGACTCCCCATCGTGACGACGCCGGTGGGCGCACAGGGCATCGACATCGTCGACGGCGAGACGGCGCTCGTCCGCGACGTGACCGAGTTCGAAGAGGCGATTCGACAGCTCTCGTCGTCGCCCGAACTCGCCGAGCGACTGGCCTCGAACGCGCGAGAACTCGGCGAGCGGTACTCGTGGGACGAACTGCTCTCGGCGTACGACGAACTCGTCACCGACATCGCCGGGCGGCGCGTCGCCGCCAGATAA
- a CDS encoding class I SAM-dependent methyltransferase yields MWPSELGFVCDRCGSRLRRREELRTHECDVDWWVDDDGIVRLLGPADVSEEMEALIAALHADGMTPFKRADKFESELCDIYPAFEYESWLNPDQADWLRVEPLAGKTVLELGGRYGGLTRSLAKRADHVVSVDANLDRLTFSASMRTATGTENLTLVHADATELPFDDGQFDAVTLNGLLKHVGTEGSSTDARRAQLTFLRRVRRWLRPGGRLLLSEWNRYDPLHLVAPAVPGVARDRLLRIGGRHRLADSGVRLHSERGYRKLLDEAGFRSIDVSYAIPDRRSPAFVFSDERLLAAFLKRKMVSLGACTLASISPGLLSRIPFPPGADRLAGLLAPAYKIRADAQ; encoded by the coding sequence ATGTGGCCATCGGAGTTGGGGTTCGTCTGTGACCGCTGCGGGAGTCGCCTCCGTCGGCGCGAGGAGCTGCGGACCCACGAGTGCGACGTCGACTGGTGGGTCGACGACGACGGCATCGTTCGACTCCTCGGTCCGGCCGACGTCTCCGAGGAGATGGAGGCGCTCATCGCCGCGTTACACGCCGACGGGATGACGCCGTTCAAACGCGCCGACAAGTTCGAGTCGGAACTCTGCGACATCTATCCGGCGTTCGAGTACGAGTCGTGGCTCAACCCCGACCAAGCCGACTGGCTCCGTGTCGAGCCGCTCGCCGGGAAGACGGTGCTCGAACTCGGCGGGCGCTACGGCGGTCTCACGCGCTCGCTCGCGAAGCGAGCCGACCACGTCGTTTCCGTCGACGCCAACCTCGACAGGCTGACGTTCTCGGCGTCGATGCGCACCGCTACCGGGACGGAAAATCTCACGCTCGTCCACGCCGACGCGACGGAGCTACCGTTCGACGACGGCCAATTCGACGCGGTCACGCTGAACGGGCTTCTCAAACACGTCGGCACGGAGGGCTCCTCGACCGACGCTCGACGCGCACAGCTCACGTTCCTCCGACGAGTCCGTCGCTGGCTCCGCCCGGGCGGTCGCCTGCTGCTCAGCGAGTGGAACCGATACGACCCACTCCACCTGGTCGCTCCCGCCGTCCCCGGCGTGGCCCGCGACCGACTCCTCCGGATAGGGGGACGCCACCGTCTCGCCGACTCCGGCGTGCGACTTCACTCCGAACGAGGGTACCGAAAACTGCTCGACGAAGCCGGCTTTCGTAGTATCGACGTCTCCTACGCCATTCCCGACAGGCGCTCTCCGGCGTTCGTGTTCTCCGACGAGCGACTCCTCGCCGCGTTCCTGAAGCGGAAGATGGTGTCACTTGGTGCGTGCACGCTCGCTTCGATTTCGCCGGGGTTGCTGTCGCGCATCCCGTTTCCGCCGGGGGCTGACCGCCTCGCGGGACTGCTCGCACCAGCGTACAAGATCAGGGCCGACGCACAATGA
- a CDS encoding glycosyltransferase family 2 protein, whose protein sequence is MTVAGMTLLVVLLVCSFLVVYAYALYPLALWALAKVVPATPPRWEEEELPDVALIVAAYNEEAVIGEKLENCLKLDYPASKFDVVVFSDASSDATDDIVRSYADRGVELVRIEGRVGKTACQNEVAERVDADLLVFSDANSMYEPDAVRKLVSSFAPDVGCVVGELRHTRQEDDVEGESIWWRYTRFIKRFESKLGSVVKGNGAIYAVRSEAYVPLPADAISDFAEPLSIRSDGWRVVYEPAAVARERTARSVDAELSRKVRITTRSWHTVVQYLHLLNPLRYGFFSVKFASDTVLWWSTPLLSLVAFVALGALAALTLSPAFVALFLAAVGFLLLGAVGFLLDDGRRQVPTVFHVPYYFLVGNYSLLVGAWNFVNSRNIVTWETAND, encoded by the coding sequence ATGACTGTCGCAGGGATGACACTCTTGGTGGTCTTGCTCGTCTGTTCGTTTCTCGTGGTGTACGCCTACGCGCTGTATCCGCTCGCACTGTGGGCGTTAGCGAAGGTCGTTCCGGCTACGCCGCCCCGGTGGGAGGAGGAAGAGTTGCCGGACGTCGCGCTCATCGTCGCCGCGTACAACGAGGAAGCAGTCATCGGCGAAAAGCTGGAGAACTGCCTCAAACTCGACTACCCGGCGTCGAAGTTCGACGTCGTCGTGTTCTCCGACGCCTCCTCCGATGCGACCGACGACATCGTCCGGTCTTACGCCGACCGCGGGGTCGAACTCGTCCGTATAGAGGGTCGCGTCGGCAAAACGGCGTGTCAGAACGAGGTCGCCGAGCGAGTCGACGCCGACCTGCTCGTATTCTCGGACGCGAACTCGATGTACGAACCCGACGCCGTCCGCAAACTCGTCTCGTCGTTCGCGCCGGACGTCGGGTGCGTCGTCGGCGAACTCCGACACACGCGGCAAGAAGACGACGTGGAGGGTGAGTCCATCTGGTGGCGCTACACCCGCTTCATCAAGCGTTTCGAGTCGAAACTCGGGTCGGTCGTGAAGGGAAACGGCGCGATTTACGCCGTTCGGTCGGAGGCATACGTGCCGCTGCCCGCCGACGCCATCAGCGATTTCGCCGAACCGCTCTCTATTCGCAGTGACGGCTGGCGCGTCGTCTACGAACCGGCCGCCGTCGCGCGCGAACGCACCGCCAGGAGCGTCGACGCGGAACTCTCCCGGAAAGTCCGCATCACGACCCGCTCGTGGCACACGGTCGTCCAGTACCTCCACCTGCTGAACCCGCTTCGCTACGGTTTCTTCTCGGTGAAGTTCGCCAGTGATACGGTGCTCTGGTGGAGTACGCCGCTGCTGTCGCTCGTGGCGTTCGTCGCGCTCGGCGCTCTCGCCGCACTGACGCTCTCGCCAGCGTTCGTCGCGCTCTTTCTCGCAGCCGTCGGCTTCCTGCTCCTGGGGGCCGTCGGCTTCCTGCTCGACGACGGCCGACGACAGGTTCCGACGGTGTTTCACGTGCCGTACTACTTCCTCGTCGGGAACTACAGCCTCCTCGTCGGCGCGTGGAACTTCGTCAACAGCCGAAACATCGTGACGTGGGAGACGGCCAACGACTGA
- a CDS encoding DUF1616 domain-containing protein codes for MSVRDSLFTQFLDIAVCVAFLVVYAVLALLFGIPSPGIAFLGGLYVAFVPGYAIVSALFPRSDAVAEATGDSRRLTLTHRVVLSVGMSLVVVALVGLVLTASPLGLFARPSLVAVGGVSAVGLLVATIRRFSTPPDRRFSVTVPRGTGFFSASSGAEAVVTLLIVLCVLVAFGGIGYAVVTPEQGETFSGLSVLTQNDSGQLTASDYPTEFVRGETQQVFVQIANEENQQTEYTVVVSLQEVDADSGAVTESSELARFEESVPSGETVVQPVQLEPQRVGEQLRVQFLLYKGSPPADPSAQNAYRNVHFWTTVRENGDAATNRSLDGAPPAPVRGGSA; via the coding sequence ATGTCTGTGCGCGACTCGTTGTTCACCCAGTTTCTCGACATCGCCGTCTGCGTCGCGTTCCTCGTCGTCTACGCGGTGTTGGCGTTGCTCTTCGGCATCCCATCGCCGGGAATCGCCTTTCTGGGGGGTCTCTACGTCGCGTTCGTCCCCGGGTATGCCATTGTCTCGGCGCTGTTCCCGCGGTCTGACGCCGTCGCCGAAGCGACGGGCGATTCACGACGACTCACTCTGACGCACCGAGTCGTCCTCTCGGTCGGAATGAGTCTCGTCGTCGTCGCGCTCGTAGGACTGGTCCTAACTGCGTCGCCGCTCGGTCTCTTCGCCAGGCCGAGCCTCGTCGCCGTCGGCGGCGTGAGCGCCGTCGGTCTGCTCGTCGCGACGATACGCCGCTTTTCGACGCCGCCCGACCGCCGGTTCAGCGTCACAGTCCCGCGCGGAACGGGGTTCTTCAGCGCGTCGAGCGGCGCTGAGGCGGTCGTCACCCTCCTCATCGTTCTCTGCGTGCTCGTCGCGTTCGGTGGCATCGGGTACGCGGTCGTCACCCCCGAGCAGGGGGAGACGTTCTCGGGACTCTCCGTGCTCACGCAGAACGACTCAGGACAGTTGACCGCGAGCGACTACCCGACGGAGTTCGTCCGCGGCGAAACCCAGCAGGTGTTCGTCCAAATTGCGAACGAAGAGAACCAGCAAACGGAGTACACGGTCGTCGTCTCGCTCCAGGAGGTCGACGCCGACTCCGGGGCGGTCACCGAGAGCTCGGAACTCGCCCGGTTCGAAGAGAGCGTGCCGTCCGGCGAAACCGTCGTGCAACCCGTCCAGTTAGAACCACAACGCGTCGGCGAGCAGTTACGGGTACAGTTCCTCCTGTACAAGGGGTCGCCGCCCGCGGACCCGAGCGCACAGAACGCCTACCGGAACGTCCACTTCTGGACCACGGTCCGAGAGAACGGCGACGCGGCGACGAACCGGAGTCTCGACGGCGCGCCGCCCGCTCCCGTCCGGGGAGGTTCGGCGTGA
- a CDS encoding glycosyltransferase family 2 protein, translating to MPAASRPLVSVVIPTYNRPAYLRSAVRSVLDQTYDAVELLVVDDCSPTPAKPVVDEMETESLAHVRVIRHEENRGGSAARTTGIRAAAGEYLAFLDDDDEWLPTKLEKQVAVLEERPDVGFVYTGTQIVGDDGERLETVTPDANGNLTKTLLCYNVVGTFSQVMVRRDLVEEVGTPDNRFPCWQDLEWYVRLSRHCSAAAIREPLIRYQVESPGRITDDVDDAVVAHRLFVEKFDPLAREYGRLFGRKMRAWAAFRVGRLLVMHGEFDRARPLLASAVRLYPFEPSFTKFLLPTLGGQRAYHLIRAAKRRVGDAA from the coding sequence ATGCCTGCGGCTTCTCGTCCGCTCGTGAGCGTCGTCATCCCTACCTACAATCGGCCGGCGTATCTCAGGTCTGCGGTCCGCTCGGTGCTCGACCAGACGTACGACGCGGTCGAACTCCTCGTCGTTGACGACTGTTCGCCAACGCCGGCCAAGCCGGTTGTCGACGAGATGGAGACCGAGAGTCTGGCTCACGTCCGCGTCATCCGTCACGAGGAGAACAGGGGCGGCTCCGCGGCCCGGACGACCGGAATCCGCGCCGCCGCCGGCGAGTATCTCGCGTTCCTCGACGACGACGACGAGTGGCTGCCCACGAAACTCGAAAAGCAGGTCGCGGTGCTCGAAGAGCGACCCGACGTGGGGTTCGTCTACACCGGCACGCAGATCGTCGGCGACGACGGCGAGCGACTGGAGACGGTGACGCCCGACGCGAACGGGAACCTGACGAAGACGCTCCTCTGTTACAACGTCGTCGGAACGTTCTCGCAAGTGATGGTACGGCGCGACCTCGTCGAGGAGGTGGGGACGCCCGACAACCGGTTTCCGTGCTGGCAGGATCTGGAGTGGTACGTCCGCCTGTCGAGACACTGCTCGGCCGCGGCGATTCGCGAACCGCTCATCCGGTATCAGGTCGAATCGCCGGGTCGCATCACCGACGATGTCGACGACGCAGTTGTCGCGCACCGCCTCTTCGTCGAGAAGTTCGATCCCCTCGCCCGCGAGTATGGCCGCCTGTTCGGTCGGAAGATGCGGGCGTGGGCCGCCTTCCGGGTCGGCCGCCTCCTCGTCATGCACGGCGAGTTCGACCGGGCGCGTCCGCTGCTCGCGTCGGCCGTTCGCCTCTATCCCTTCGAGC
- a CDS encoding aminoglycoside phosphotransferase family protein — protein MIGHLLDAVAERFDADRSALSYSLYSGTRGPTGYITVFVHERDEPIAVCRFARWDDDEVRGEWERLTRLQAVVGETDWLRTSVETPVAVETIDGTPVIFKQYLGGWPAHYTFRRFDRCAKRFLSNATEWLIEFVQETADYRTYDSDAKRQRLRESVLPEAKAYARRYVDADDLFLGPVHGDYDGTNILLGPKLEVTSVIDFEYFRVDGVPLVDLLKLVVETGLYVFGSYTEATNRAFFRDCDFSRTVGRCVSAYCSNLGIDEERFVRVLPLYPALRLGPTPKRDHTPWNLRFYRHLYDALSLTDAIVWSEASGR, from the coding sequence ATGATAGGGCATCTGCTCGACGCCGTCGCCGAGCGATTCGACGCTGACCGGTCGGCGCTGTCGTACAGTTTGTACAGCGGAACGCGCGGGCCGACCGGCTACATCACCGTGTTCGTCCACGAGCGGGACGAACCGATCGCAGTCTGTCGCTTTGCGAGGTGGGACGACGACGAGGTCCGCGGGGAGTGGGAGCGACTCACCCGACTCCAAGCGGTCGTCGGCGAGACCGACTGGCTTCGGACGAGCGTCGAGACACCCGTCGCCGTCGAGACCATCGATGGGACGCCCGTCATCTTCAAGCAGTATCTGGGCGGGTGGCCCGCCCACTACACCTTCCGGCGGTTCGACCGGTGCGCGAAGCGGTTTCTCTCGAACGCGACGGAGTGGTTGATCGAGTTCGTCCAGGAGACCGCCGACTACCGTACGTACGACTCCGACGCGAAGCGACAGCGACTCCGAGAATCGGTACTTCCGGAGGCGAAGGCGTACGCCCGGCGGTACGTCGACGCGGACGACCTCTTTCTCGGACCGGTCCACGGCGACTACGACGGGACGAACATCCTCCTCGGGCCGAAGTTGGAGGTCACCTCGGTCATCGACTTCGAGTACTTCCGCGTCGACGGCGTTCCCCTCGTCGACCTGCTGAAACTCGTCGTCGAGACGGGGCTGTACGTGTTCGGAAGCTACACCGAGGCCACGAATCGGGCGTTCTTCCGCGACTGCGATTTCTCGCGCACGGTCGGTCGGTGCGTCTCGGCGTACTGTTCGAACCTCGGCATCGACGAGGAGCGGTTCGTCCGCGTCCTCCCGCTGTATCCGGCGCTCAGACTCGGCCCGACGCCGAAGCGGGACCACACGCCGTGGAACCTCCGCTTCTACCGGCACCTCTACGACGCGCTCTCGCTCACTGACGCAATCGTCTGGTCGGAGGCGAGCGGTCGGTAG
- a CDS encoding polysaccharide lyase, translated as MTKNHGYNTPKKGSADWNVPLNENFKKIDNDVEIRDTESNLDQYEPEAGTKFLATDTGNRYLGDGDEWTLAPLPERGTVGNLTAQNRFRVPTRTEDPENAVVGDLWLRTDENSLKIQMANGVQTLASGEASGDDGGSGGDADVTINFADGSYLDHFDARRSSWNSIIDGEKARTDTALKVHLEEGEHYGTDMKYYFSDNGMSEPEELWTRYYLRIDPGFEVTSDGGKLPGPAGTYDDGGWGGKPANGDNGWSARMSFMPASDGIRLYYYCYHADMGSWGDWWSWDGTIEPDRYYQIDSYVKLNTPGENDGVLRGWIDGELAMEKEDIRFRDTSDLKVETLWFNIYHGGSDTSPSDNYLYCDSLEMSTSGPLE; from the coding sequence ATGACGAAAAACCACGGCTACAACACACCGAAAAAAGGCAGTGCCGACTGGAACGTACCTCTAAACGAGAATTTCAAAAAGATTGATAATGACGTCGAGATTCGGGACACGGAGTCGAACCTCGACCAGTACGAGCCAGAGGCGGGAACCAAGTTCCTCGCGACCGACACGGGCAACCGGTACCTCGGCGACGGCGACGAGTGGACGCTCGCGCCGTTGCCCGAGCGTGGAACGGTCGGAAATCTCACGGCGCAGAACCGGTTCCGCGTTCCGACGCGGACGGAGGACCCGGAGAACGCGGTGGTCGGCGACCTGTGGCTTCGAACCGACGAGAACTCGCTGAAGATCCAGATGGCCAACGGCGTGCAGACGCTGGCTAGCGGGGAAGCCTCGGGCGACGACGGTGGCAGCGGCGGCGACGCAGACGTCACCATCAACTTCGCGGACGGCTCGTATCTCGACCATTTCGACGCTCGGCGCTCGAGTTGGAACTCGATTATCGACGGCGAGAAAGCGCGCACCGACACGGCGCTCAAAGTGCACCTCGAAGAGGGTGAGCACTACGGCACCGACATGAAGTACTACTTCAGTGACAACGGGATGTCCGAACCGGAGGAACTCTGGACGCGATACTACCTCCGCATCGACCCCGGCTTCGAAGTCACCTCCGACGGCGGAAAGCTCCCCGGTCCGGCGGGGACGTACGACGACGGCGGGTGGGGCGGAAAGCCCGCGAACGGCGACAACGGCTGGTCCGCGCGGATGTCGTTCATGCCGGCCAGCGACGGCATCAGGCTGTATTACTACTGTTACCACGCCGACATGGGTTCGTGGGGCGACTGGTGGAGCTGGGACGGCACCATCGAACCCGACCGGTACTACCAGATCGACAGCTACGTCAAACTCAACACGCCGGGCGAGAACGACGGCGTGCTCCGCGGGTGGATCGACGGCGAACTCGCCATGGAGAAAGAGGACATCCGGTTCCGCGACACGAGCGACCTGAAGGTGGAGACGCTCTGGTTCAACATCTACCACGGCGGGAGCGACACGTCGCCCAGCGACAACTATCTCTACTGCGACAGCCTGGAGATGTCGACGAGCGGTCCGCTCGAATAG
- a CDS encoding glycosyltransferase family 4 protein, translating to MRVVGFTDLRPFELEAPLSAMDADSVVVALDPGANALERTVSQLRRGRAALRADDTDAIVVYNGSGMLGIVAVFLSLVYGVPLVVRANGDLFRQHDEKRREHRQTGRWGAWLGYCGLAALTRVTFHYADGFVAVSESLAETLAGQTRCPRERIHVVPGPVTPSQYRPNPIADGASDSDTGSMTVLTVTNLQYRGKYLGARRLVDAMVELGERRDDVSFVIAGDGLYFDALERYVESRVEDDPLGTRVHTLGFVSDVAGLYASADVFAYVSHIDAYPNVVIEAQGAGLPVVASGGYGIDEQVEDGETGLLVDPEDTTALVTVLDGLLSDAERRHRLGAAAAERVAERNAPESLGPRMQTVLEDIVTQCA from the coding sequence ATGCGCGTCGTCGGTTTCACCGACCTCAGACCGTTCGAACTCGAAGCGCCGCTCTCGGCGATGGACGCCGACAGCGTCGTCGTCGCGCTGGACCCCGGCGCGAACGCGCTCGAACGGACCGTCTCGCAACTCAGGCGGGGGCGCGCGGCGCTGCGCGCGGACGACACCGACGCCATCGTCGTCTACAACGGGTCGGGGATGTTGGGTATCGTCGCCGTCTTCCTCAGCCTCGTCTACGGCGTTCCGCTCGTCGTGCGCGCCAACGGCGATCTGTTCCGACAGCACGACGAGAAACGGCGCGAGCACCGCCAAACCGGACGCTGGGGGGCGTGGCTCGGCTACTGCGGTCTCGCCGCGCTCACCCGCGTGACGTTCCACTACGCCGACGGCTTCGTCGCCGTCTCGGAGTCGCTCGCGGAGACGCTCGCCGGGCAGACCCGCTGTCCGCGCGAGCGGATTCACGTCGTCCCCGGGCCGGTGACGCCGTCGCAGTACCGCCCCAACCCGATCGCCGACGGCGCGTCCGACTCCGATACCGGGAGCATGACCGTCCTCACCGTGACCAATCTCCAGTACCGCGGGAAGTACCTCGGCGCCCGACGACTCGTCGACGCGATGGTTGAACTCGGCGAGCGCCGAGACGACGTGAGTTTCGTCATTGCCGGCGACGGCCTGTACTTCGACGCGTTGGAACGATACGTCGAATCGCGCGTCGAGGACGACCCGCTGGGGACGCGCGTCCACACGCTCGGGTTCGTCAGCGACGTGGCGGGGCTGTACGCCTCCGCCGACGTGTTCGCCTACGTCTCGCACATCGACGCCTACCCGAACGTCGTCATCGAGGCGCAGGGGGCGGGACTCCCCGTCGTCGCCAGCGGCGGGTACGGTATCGACGAGCAGGTAGAAGACGGAGAGACCGGTCTCTTGGTCGACCCGGAGGATACGACGGCGCTCGTGACGGTCCTCGACGGCCTGCTCTCCGACGCCGAGAGACGCCACCGCCTCGGCGCCGCCGCCGCCGAGCGAGTCGCCGAGCGCAACGCACCCGAGTCGCTCGGCCCGCGGATGCAGACGGTGCTCGAAGACATCGTCACCCAATGCGCCTGA